CCCCCGTAATCTGCGCATAAAGACGCAAGGCGAGGAACATCGTGAAAAACGCCGTCAACGCGGTAACAATCAGCAGGGCAATCCGTCGAAAGAAGTTACGTCTTTTCTTTTTCTTTATATAATCGACCCGTCTCATGCAATCCCTTCTCCCACCGTTCTTTGCAGTCAGTATGGAACCGGCGCGCAAAAGTTAAACGGTAAATCGATAAAAACATAGATTTGATTCCGACAATTCGCGATGTATTGGAATAGTACGGGGATAAACGATATAATGAATAGATATTTTGAACGGCAAGGGCGGTGCAACAGTGGAATCAAATAAAGAAGGACGAAACGTCGATGTCCTGCTTCAATCGACGATCCAGCATGTCGGTCAGGCTGCGGACAAGCATGAGCTGAACGCAGAGGGGACATTGGTCGAAAAAGCCGGAAAGACATATTTGCGTTTTGTCGAAGACCTGAACGGCCAGCAAGTGCAAACGACGGTGAAATTGGAAGAAGAGGACGCATTGATCATGCGGAACGGGGCGGTCCAGATGCGCCTGCCATTTACGCAGGGAGAAATACGGCCAGGCTCGTACGGAAATGGTCCCGCCACTTTCGATCTTCTCGTGAAGACGACGAAGCTGGAAGTTGGAGCGGACAAATTCATAGCTCACTATGAACTGCATGCAGAAGGCGCATTGTTAGGCAGACATGAACTGAACATTACATATACGGAGGGACAATAATGAACGCAGTTGAAAAGATCCAACAGGAAATTAAAGACGCATTCCGCGAGGCGGTTATCGCTTCCGGACTTGCAGATGAATCGGCAATGCCGAACATCATTCTAGAAACGCCGAAAAACAAAGAGAACGGCGACTACGCGACGAATATCGCGATGCAGTTGACGAAACTCGCGAAAAAGCCGCCCCGTGCAATCGCGGAAGCCATTCTCGAGAAATTGGACACATCTTCGACTTCCATTAAATCAATGGAAATTGCGGGTCCAGGATTCATTAATATTAAGCTGAAAAGCGATTACTTAGGGGAAGTCGTCAAAACAGTACTTGCCCAAGGCGCGGATTATGGACGTTCAACGTATGGCGAAAACCTAAAGGTCCAAGTTGAATTCGTCTCAGCGAATCCGACGGGCGACTTGCATTTAGGACATGCGCGTGGCGCTTCCATCGGTGATTCATTGTGCAATATCCTCGATTTTGCAGGCTTCGATGTATCACGGGAATATTACATCAATGACGCGGGCAATCAAGTGAATAATTTGGCCCTTTCAGTCGAGGCGCGATACTTCCAAGCATTGGGTCTCGAAAAAGAAATGCCGGAAGATGGCTACCAGGGACAGGACATCATCGATATCGGTGAGAAGCTTGCTGAGGAATTCGGCGATCAGTACGTGAACACTCCGGAAAAGGAACGCCAGGAGTTTTTCAGGAAGTATGGCCTTGATTTCGAATTGGCGAAACTGAAGAAGGACTTGGAAGATTTCCGCGTGCCTTTTGATAACTGGTTCTCGGAAACATCGCTTTATACGGACGGAAAAATTGGTATCGCGCTCGATAAATTGCGTCAGAACGGGCATGTGTATGAAGAGGAAGGTGCAACGTGGTTCCGTTCGACGACGTTCGGGGACGATAAAGACCGCGTGCTTATTAAGAATGACGGCACGTACACGTATTTGACGCCGGACATCGCATATCACGAAGACAAGCTCCGCCGTGGCTTCGACAAGCTCATCAACATTTGGGGAGCGGACCATCACGGTTATATTCCACGGATGAAAGCGGCGATTGAGGCGCTCGGTTACGACCGCGACACGCTCGAAGTGGAAGTCGCCCAAATGGTGCAGCTGTACAAAGACGGCGAGAAATTCAAAATGAGTAAGCGTACCGGAAAAGCGGTCACACTGCGCGAACTCGTCGAAGAAGTCGGTTTGGATGCCGTCCGCTATTTCTTCGCAATGCGTTCCGCCGATTCGCAAATGGACTTCGATCTGGATTTAGCGATTTCACAGTCGAATGAAAACCCTGTGTACTACGCGCAATACGCGCATGCACGCATTTCATCGATCCTTCGCCAGGCGGAAGAAACGAATCTTGCGGCTTCGACGGATCACGTGGATTTATTGCAGACAGAGAAGGAATTATCATTGCTGAAGAAACTCGGCGACTTCCCGCGTGCCGTCAGCGATTCAGCAAGAATGCGCTCGCCGCACCGGATCACAATCTATATCCAGGAGCTGGCCGCGGAATTCCATAGCTTCTACAATGCTGAGAAAGTGCTCGACCCGGATAACCGCGACTTGTCCGAAGCACGCCTTGCATTGATCACAGCAACTCGCACGACGATTGCGAATGCGTTGAAACTGATTGGCGTTGCAGCACCTGAGAGAATGTAAATATGAATCGCCCCTCCGCCCGATCGATCGGTGGAGGGGCGTTTTTTTGCTCAAATACGCATAAAAGCTGTGAAATACGCATAAATCTGCTGAAAAACGCATAAACGCTATGAATGACGCATAAATCCTAATAAGTACGCATAAACGCGAATAACGACTGAAGAAAATGCACCCCCTCGACATCGCACAAATCTATAGTATAATTAAACTCGAATCACAATTACATAACCAAACATGAAGGTGCCCCGCCGTCAACGCCGGGGTTAAAAGGGAAGCCGGTTCAAATCCGGCGCGGTCCCGCCACTGTAAGTGCTCGCAAGCTGCAACATGCCACTGGATATTTTCCGGGAAGGCGCAGTACGCGATGAGCATAAGCCAGGAGACCTGCCTTCATGAGTCACCCGTACCCTACGAGGATAGGTTTGGTGGAAATCGGCGCGTACATATAAACATCCGCTGTATTTTTACTAAACACATTCCTCCGTCCACAAAACGGGGGATTTTTATTTGGAACAAACAGGAGGAAATCGGAATGAAGAAGACTTGGCAACTTTGGCTAACAGCAATCCTTGCAACGTTCCTGCTCGCGGCATGCGGCACGGACAACGCAGAGAAGGACAACAAATCGGCAACGGAAAATACACAGAAAGAAGAGCAAACGGCGGAAGCTGCATTCCCAATCACGCTCACTGACGCGGTCGGCAATGAAATCACACTCGAAAAAGCCCCTGAAACAATCGTCTCCATGATTCCGAGCAACACGGAAATCCTGTTCGCGCTTGGCTTAAACGATGAAATTGTCGGCGTCAACGACTGGGATAACTATCCGGAAGAGGCATTGGAGAAAGAGAAAATCGGCGGACAGGAATTCAACGTCGAAAAGATAGTCTCAATGACTCCGGACATCGTCTTCGCCCATGAATCCATGCTTGGCACATCTGACGAAGGGCTACAACAGCTTCGCGATGCAGGCATCAACGTATTCGTCGTAAAAAATGCAACGAACTTCGATCAAACATATGAAACGATCAAAACGATTGGCCAGGCAACTGGCAAAACGGATGAGGCTGAAACAATCGTCGAGGACATGAAAGCGAAAGTCGAAGAAGTCCTTGCGAAAACAGACAAGGTCAAAGCGAAGAACATGAAACGCGTATTCATTGAAACATCTGATGCGCCTGAAATTTATACACCGGGCAAAAATACATTCATGCAGGAAATCCTCGACATGATCAGTGCGGAAAACGTTGTAACAGAAGACAACTGGGTCATGATCAGCCCCGAAGAGATCGTCAAACAGAACCCTGACGTCATCATCGTCATGTACAGCTATGTGCCGGATATCGTCGAAAGCGTGAAAAACCGTGACGGCTTCGCTGACATTACAGCTGTCAAAGAAGACGCTGTCGTCCAAGTCGATGAAAACTTGACGAGCCGCACAGGTCCGCGCCTCGCACTAGGTCTTGAAGAAGTGGCAAAAGCCATCTATCCGGAGTTGTTTGGTGAATAAAGCAACACTTGCCTACATCGTGTCCGCCGCCACGCTTATCGTGGCGGTATGGCTCGGTGTTTCGATTGGAACTGTCAAAATTCCGATCAGCACATTTTGGGATTCGTCGGATACGACCGCTTCAAATATCCTATGGAAAATCCGGATGCCCCGCGTCATCTTAGCCGGGCTCGTCGGCGCGTCGCTCGCAATCGCTGGCGCCGCTTTCCAAGGATTGCTGAAAAACCCGCTCGCGGATCCCTACACCCTCGGAGTGTCATCCGGCGCCTCGGTCGGTGCTGTCGTGACACTCTTTTTCGGTTTATCGATTCCAATCCTAGGCACATACACATTGCCCGTTTTCAGCATGACCGGGGCCGCCTTGACGATGTTCCTCGTCATCGGCTTCGCTAGGCTCGTCGACCGTTCGATGAAAATGGAGACAATCATATTAACCGGAATCATTTTCGGTTCATTCCTCGGCTCCGTCCTGTCGCTCATGATCGCCCTTACCGGCGAAGAGCTACGGCAAATCATCGGCTGGCTGCTCGGCAGCGTCTCGATGCGCGGCTGGAACTATATCATCATGGTGTTGCCGTTCGTCGTCATCGGTTCTTTCATTCTGTGGATGAACCGGAGGGAATTGAACGCGATGCTATTCGGCGAGGAACGCGCTCATCATTTAGGTGTCAACGTCAAGCGCCGGAAATTCATGATCCTGATCGGCGGCTCCATCTTGACTGGGTCCGCTGTCGCAGTGTCTGGAACGATTGGCTTCGTCGGCCTTGTCGTCCCGCATATGACGCGCCTCCTGTGGGGCTCCGACCACCGGCATCTGCTCACGTTATCGTTCCTGAACGGCGCATCATTGCTCATCATCTGCGACCTCATAGCCCGGACGATCATCTCGCCATCTGAATTGCCGGTCGGCGTCATTACAGCGTTCATCGGTGCACCTGTATTCGCGTACATTTTCTACAGACAGAGAAGGAAAGGGGCCATGTAACATGCTGCAAGTCGACAACCTCACGGGGGGATACGGCAAGGAGCCGATCGTCAAAAATATCTCATTCCGTGTGAATAAAGGCGAAATCCTCGGCATCCTCGGCCCGAACGGCAGCGGGAAATCGACGCTGCTGAAGATCATTTCAGGCATCTTGCCGAAGCAAGAAGGAACCGTCAACATCGACGGTCAGGACGCCGCGGTTTATTCCCAAAAGCAATTCGCGAAGAAAGTCGCCGTCCTTCCGCAACTCCATGCTCACGCCTTTTCGCATACCGTGAAAGACACTGTCGCGCTCGGCAGGTATCCGCATCAGACCGGGCTTTTTTCATCATGGTCCGATGAAGACGAGCGGGCGGTGACCGAGGCGCTAGACTATACGGGCATCACCCGCTACAAAGACACGGCGATCGAACTGCTTTCAGGGGGAGAACAACAACGGGTATTCGTCGCCCAGGCGCTCGCCCAAGAAGCGCCGATCCTCCTGCTCGACGAACCGACGAACCATCTCGACATCGCCCATCAGCAGCAACTGCTCGACACGATCCGCAATCATGCCATCGAAAAAGGTGTCACTGTCATTTCCGTCTTCCATGACGTCAACCTCGCCTCGCTTTATTGCGATCGGCTGCTCCTCATGGAAAAAGGGGAGATTGCTATAATCGGCGAGCCGCAGGACGTCATCAGGGAAACGATGATCGGCAAAGTGTATAACGCGCGCGTCAAAACGCAGCCGCATCCCGAACTGCCGAAGCCGCAAATGACGCTTCTGCCAGAGAAAACGGAGGAAAGCGAACCGTTCATTGTCACTAAAGAGCACTTCACTGTCTCGGCGGAACGCGTTTCATTCAAGGTCAACCAACCCTTGAAAACCGTCTCATCCGCCGTCGTGAACGCCGGGCTAGGATGGTACCGCGCATTCGTCAACCGCCACGTCGACGAAAACTACAACTGCGACGACGTCAAAGCGGAAATGTCCGCCTATCTCGAACAGCACGGCTACCCGATAGCGGACACCGTCGGGATGATGACCGCCGTCACGACGGAACACGCGGAAATCGGCGAATACGAAGGCGATTTCGGCACGATCCTCGTCATGGTGACAGCGGGCGTCGGCAATGCCGTCGACGTCTCCCAAGCACTCGGCCGTGAACAAAAAGTCGGCACGATCAACACCTGGGTCATCGTCAACGGCCAGCTGCCCGAAGAGGCCTTCATCCAAGCGATGATCACCGCAACCGAGGCGAAAACGAAAGCGCTCCAAACCGAAAACGTCAAAGATCCGCTCACCGGCACAATCGCGACCGGCACATCGACCGATAGCCTCCTCGTCGCAGCGACGCAGGAAGGGGAGCATTTGCCATACGCAGGCCCGATCACCCCCCTCGGCAAACTGATCGGCCACGGCGTTTACGACTGCACCGTCCGTGCGATCCGTGCCTATAAAAAAGCGAAAGGATGGACCTGATTTCGCAAGACCATTTACTGAAATCGGAAGGGTTTACCTAATCTTGCAAGTCCATTTACTAAAATCGGAGGATTGAACATGCAAGCCCATTTTGTTGCAATCGCGATCGGATATATCCTCGACCGGATAATAGGGGATCCCCCGAACTGGCCGCACCCTATACGCGGGATCGGCACATTCATCTCGAAGCTCACCGCGGTTCTGAACAAAGGGCGTGCCCGCGTACTGAAAGGCGCTGGGATGTTGTTCTTTGTCGTGTTCGCTGTTACGGCGATTGTGCTTGTAATCGTCTGGTTTTCCTACGAACTACATATTGCTGCCGGGATTGCCGTAGAAGCGGTTCTCATTGCAATCGGACTCGCCCAGAAAAGTTTGCGGTACGCTGCCCTCGACGTCTACAATCCACTTCAAGCGGGCGATCTCGAGGACGCACGAACGAAGCTCTCATGGATCGTCGGCCGCGACACCGACAAGTTGCAGGAAAACGAAATCGCCCGCGGCGCGATTGAAACGGTGTCGGAAAATACAGCGGACGGCATTACGTCTCCGTTGTTCTGGGCATTCCTCCTCGGCGCACCCGGGTTATGGATGTATAAAGCCGTCAACACGCTCGATTCGATGATCGGCTATAAAGACGACCGCTACCGTGAATTCGGCAAGTTTTCAGCACGGGCTGATGACGTGTTGAATTTCATTCCCGCAAGGATAACGGGTTTCTACATCCTCGTTTTCACTCCGAATGAAGGGGAAATTCCTTTTCGGAAACGGTTTGTCGGCTGGAGCAAGGACGCTAGGAATCACCCGAGCCCAAACAGCGGCTACCTCGAGGCGGCGACTGCTTGGCAGCTCGGCGTGAAACTGGGCGGGAAAAGTACATACAGGGGAACCGTTTCCGAACGACCGGTAATCGGCCCCGGACTGAAGCCGTTGCAAGCGGCGCACATCAAATCGACCATCCGGCAAATGCGCGCGGTGTCTTTCGCCTTCTGGGTGCTAATGACGATCATTGGAGTGATTTTTTATGCAATTACCTGAACACGGGGCGAACCCTCGCCGCGTCTATGAAAAGTTAGGTATGACCGCGCCCTCGCGGATACTGGATTTCAGTGAAAACTGCAATCCGGTGGGACCTCCGCGGACTGTTATCGAGTTGTGGCCGGAACTTCTGACGCGATTAAAGGCCTACCCGGACGCGTCCGGCGAGCCTTTCCTATCAAGTGTGGCGGAATATCATGGGGTTCCGAAGGCATCGGTGTTCGCCGGCAACGGTGCGGCGGAAATATTGTCGCTCATCGCGGAACGGTACCGGGGGAAACGTGCAATCGTCGTCCACCCGACGTTTTCGGAATACGAAGCGACATTGATGGCGAAGGGAGTGGAGATTGAACGGATTTTTGCTTCTGAAGTGGACGGCTTCAAACTGCCGGTTGATGCCATTTTGGAATCGATCTCACGGTCAGATGCTCTGTACCTTTGCACGCCAAACAATCCGACGGGTGTTTTGCCAGAGCGTGAAGATCTACTGACGCTTATCCGGAAGGCGGGGGAGTCGGGCTGTGAAGTGGTTCTCGATGAGGCGTTCATCGATTTCGCTGATGAAAGAAAATCGTTCATTGCCGAATTGAAACATTTTTCGCATGTCATCGTCGTCCGGTCGATGACGAAAATGTATGCAATCCCAGGCATCCGCCTCGGATATGCAGTCGCGCATCCGGAGGTCATAGCTGGGTTGCAATCAGCGGCGCCGCATTGGAATGTCAACGGGCTGGCGGCCGCAATCGGGGCGGTTTGCCTAAATGAGGAAGCGTACCGCGAGTCCGCGATTCGCCATGCCGCTGAAGAACGCGTGAAAATGGCGGCGTTTCTGAAGAGTTTTGGCTGCACCGTAACGGACTCAGTTGCGAATTTCCTATCGTTCAAACCGCATGACGCTGGAAAACTGTATACCGATATGCTCGGGAAAGGCATCGTCCTCCGCCATTCGGAAAACTTCCGCGGAATGGACGGACGTTGGCTGCGGATCGGTATGAAAAGCAGTACGGAAATGGAAGAATTGCGGAGTGAGCTTGCAGGCGCGCTCATAAATCCGTTTAAGTGATCATAAACTCACGTTTCGCGCTCATAAATCCGATTAAGTGATCATAAGCTCACGTTCTGCGCTCATAAATCCGAATAAGTGATCATAAACTCACGTTTCGCGCTCATAAATCCGATTAAGCGATCATAAACTCACGTTTCGCGCTCATAAATCCGATTAAGTGATCATAAGCTCACGTTCTGCGCTCATAAATCTGATTAAGTGATCATAAACCCACGTTTTACGCTCATAGCAGACGTAAGGTAAGAAAGGTGGTCCGATTTCATGGGAGGAAAACTAACATTCATTAGCGGCGGCGTCCGAAGCGGGAAGAGCGCATATGCAGAAAAACTGCTCGTCGAGGGGGCTGCCACCGCAGAAGGCAGACTCGTCTACATCGCTTCCGGTCGCGCGGTCGATGAGGAAATGCGACAACGTATTGAGCAACATCAGCTTGACCGGGCGGATGTATGCTGGACGACAATCGAGCAGTCGGTCGACCTGGAAGAAGTGCTGCCGTTCATTCAACCAAACGATTTCGTCCTCTGGGATTGTCTAACGACGTGGCTTGCAAATGAACTATACATGGAACAGAACAATACATACTGCATCCACATTAAAGGGTGCATGGAAAAGAAGACGGCGCGGCTTTATGAAACAGTCGCCGCCATCCGGGAAAAAGCATCGCACTTCATCATCGTTTCCAACGAAGTGCTGGACGAACCGGCTTCAACCTATGATGAAACACGGAAGTACTGTGAATGGATTGGACAGCTCCATCAACATATCGTCAAACTAGCGGACGACGCAATCGAGATGGATTGCGGGCTGCCGCTGTATTGGAAAAAGGAAGGGCAGGTGGCTGTGCGATGAAAGGGATCATGGTGATGGGAACGGCGTCGGATGTCGGCAAGACGGTGATCTGCACGGCGTTATGCAGGCTGCTTTCCGACGAAGGGATGCGGGTCGCCCCATTCAAATCGCAAAATATGTCGCGATTTTCCGC
The sequence above is drawn from the Sporosarcina luteola genome and encodes:
- a CDS encoding DUF1934 domain-containing protein, encoding MESNKEGRNVDVLLQSTIQHVGQAADKHELNAEGTLVEKAGKTYLRFVEDLNGQQVQTTVKLEEEDALIMRNGAVQMRLPFTQGEIRPGSYGNGPATFDLLVKTTKLEVGADKFIAHYELHAEGALLGRHELNITYTEGQ
- the argS gene encoding arginine--tRNA ligase — translated: MNAVEKIQQEIKDAFREAVIASGLADESAMPNIILETPKNKENGDYATNIAMQLTKLAKKPPRAIAEAILEKLDTSSTSIKSMEIAGPGFINIKLKSDYLGEVVKTVLAQGADYGRSTYGENLKVQVEFVSANPTGDLHLGHARGASIGDSLCNILDFAGFDVSREYYINDAGNQVNNLALSVEARYFQALGLEKEMPEDGYQGQDIIDIGEKLAEEFGDQYVNTPEKERQEFFRKYGLDFELAKLKKDLEDFRVPFDNWFSETSLYTDGKIGIALDKLRQNGHVYEEEGATWFRSTTFGDDKDRVLIKNDGTYTYLTPDIAYHEDKLRRGFDKLINIWGADHHGYIPRMKAAIEALGYDRDTLEVEVAQMVQLYKDGEKFKMSKRTGKAVTLRELVEEVGLDAVRYFFAMRSADSQMDFDLDLAISQSNENPVYYAQYAHARISSILRQAEETNLAASTDHVDLLQTEKELSLLKKLGDFPRAVSDSARMRSPHRITIYIQELAAEFHSFYNAEKVLDPDNRDLSEARLALITATRTTIANALKLIGVAAPERM
- a CDS encoding ABC transporter substrate-binding protein; this encodes MKKTWQLWLTAILATFLLAACGTDNAEKDNKSATENTQKEEQTAEAAFPITLTDAVGNEITLEKAPETIVSMIPSNTEILFALGLNDEIVGVNDWDNYPEEALEKEKIGGQEFNVEKIVSMTPDIVFAHESMLGTSDEGLQQLRDAGINVFVVKNATNFDQTYETIKTIGQATGKTDEAETIVEDMKAKVEEVLAKTDKVKAKNMKRVFIETSDAPEIYTPGKNTFMQEILDMISAENVVTEDNWVMISPEEIVKQNPDVIIVMYSYVPDIVESVKNRDGFADITAVKEDAVVQVDENLTSRTGPRLALGLEEVAKAIYPELFGE
- a CDS encoding FecCD family ABC transporter permease, producing MNKATLAYIVSAATLIVAVWLGVSIGTVKIPISTFWDSSDTTASNILWKIRMPRVILAGLVGASLAIAGAAFQGLLKNPLADPYTLGVSSGASVGAVVTLFFGLSIPILGTYTLPVFSMTGAALTMFLVIGFARLVDRSMKMETIILTGIIFGSFLGSVLSLMIALTGEELRQIIGWLLGSVSMRGWNYIIMVLPFVVIGSFILWMNRRELNAMLFGEERAHHLGVNVKRRKFMILIGGSILTGSAVAVSGTIGFVGLVVPHMTRLLWGSDHRHLLTLSFLNGASLLIICDLIARTIISPSELPVGVITAFIGAPVFAYIFYRQRRKGAM
- a CDS encoding adenosylcobinamide amidohydrolase — encoded protein: MLQVDNLTGGYGKEPIVKNISFRVNKGEILGILGPNGSGKSTLLKIISGILPKQEGTVNIDGQDAAVYSQKQFAKKVAVLPQLHAHAFSHTVKDTVALGRYPHQTGLFSSWSDEDERAVTEALDYTGITRYKDTAIELLSGGEQQRVFVAQALAQEAPILLLDEPTNHLDIAHQQQLLDTIRNHAIEKGVTVISVFHDVNLASLYCDRLLLMEKGEIAIIGEPQDVIRETMIGKVYNARVKTQPHPELPKPQMTLLPEKTEESEPFIVTKEHFTVSAERVSFKVNQPLKTVSSAVVNAGLGWYRAFVNRHVDENYNCDDVKAEMSAYLEQHGYPIADTVGMMTAVTTEHAEIGEYEGDFGTILVMVTAGVGNAVDVSQALGREQKVGTINTWVIVNGQLPEEAFIQAMITATEAKTKALQTENVKDPLTGTIATGTSTDSLLVAATQEGEHLPYAGPITPLGKLIGHGVYDCTVRAIRAYKKAKGWT
- the cbiB gene encoding adenosylcobinamide-phosphate synthase CbiB, coding for MQAHFVAIAIGYILDRIIGDPPNWPHPIRGIGTFISKLTAVLNKGRARVLKGAGMLFFVVFAVTAIVLVIVWFSYELHIAAGIAVEAVLIAIGLAQKSLRYAALDVYNPLQAGDLEDARTKLSWIVGRDTDKLQENEIARGAIETVSENTADGITSPLFWAFLLGAPGLWMYKAVNTLDSMIGYKDDRYREFGKFSARADDVLNFIPARITGFYILVFTPNEGEIPFRKRFVGWSKDARNHPSPNSGYLEAATAWQLGVKLGGKSTYRGTVSERPVIGPGLKPLQAAHIKSTIRQMRAVSFAFWVLMTIIGVIFYAIT
- the cobD gene encoding threonine-phosphate decarboxylase CobD encodes the protein MQLPEHGANPRRVYEKLGMTAPSRILDFSENCNPVGPPRTVIELWPELLTRLKAYPDASGEPFLSSVAEYHGVPKASVFAGNGAAEILSLIAERYRGKRAIVVHPTFSEYEATLMAKGVEIERIFASEVDGFKLPVDAILESISRSDALYLCTPNNPTGVLPEREDLLTLIRKAGESGCEVVLDEAFIDFADERKSFIAELKHFSHVIVVRSMTKMYAIPGIRLGYAVAHPEVIAGLQSAAPHWNVNGLAAAIGAVCLNEEAYRESAIRHAAEERVKMAAFLKSFGCTVTDSVANFLSFKPHDAGKLYTDMLGKGIVLRHSENFRGMDGRWLRIGMKSSTEMEELRSELAGALINPFK
- a CDS encoding bifunctional adenosylcobinamide kinase/adenosylcobinamide-phosphate guanylyltransferase, which gives rise to MGGKLTFISGGVRSGKSAYAEKLLVEGAATAEGRLVYIASGRAVDEEMRQRIEQHQLDRADVCWTTIEQSVDLEEVLPFIQPNDFVLWDCLTTWLANELYMEQNNTYCIHIKGCMEKKTARLYETVAAIREKASHFIIVSNEVLDEPASTYDETRKYCEWIGQLHQHIVKLADDAIEMDCGLPLYWKKEGQVAVR